AACTAAAGTTTTGACTCCACAGCGCTCGCTAGAAGTCCCTAAATACAGAGTCACAAGTCACAGGCAATCGGACCCCCAGAAAAGTTTGAGTGCCAACAAGTTAAGTCACTGAGATATAACTGATTTATAATATATGTTACATGGAAATTCCCATCTTACGTTATTAAGTTGACTAACgttatttaaaaaatcaaacaagGATTCATTTATGCATTTGTCGACATATGCATCGCTATAATCACAGCCTATTTTTTATACAGCGCTAATGAAAACATTCCGCTCTGAACAAGGCAATTCACTTTTATCCGGCCCGAAGCCTTGTTTGAAGCGAAGGTGAAAAATCAACTCGTTGAAAGTTaaaacaatatgttacacagggtgtccataaagttttttttacaattaaaattttgttatgaagtcagttctcaatatattttaaccaggtttgttgtttttcattaatcagtaattgttcaagtatttttacttcatttaatacatctgtgagggccaaaacaatatatgttatcgataaattcccctttgcaattttaaatgtTAAAACTCAATGGACACCTTATATAAATATCATGAACATATGGATAATGTAGTTACCCAGTCATATCAGTATTGGTAGTGGACATTGGTTATCTATTACGATGGAAAACAGTAATCAAACATTCCCTGGTTTAGAGTTTTTTAAAATTGGCCCTCGATTCTCCCCGGAGGTCACAGAGTGCTACCATAGGGGGCACAAACAATGCCTTTCACTACATACCATACTTctagttagaaaaataaatttcaactgTTTCgactaaaattttttattttatttttccaattaATTACTTTTTATTACTAACCTTGGCGCACAATATAACTGATAAAAACTAGAAACATGGGCGCTCcttaagtatgtgtaccaatatggaggtaactaattttgttcgcctactttacatcaagttgtgtaaagtgaatgaaacctatgggctttttggtcctgtcaacaaatgaattactgaaaacatagaatacatcactcagaccgATTGCTGGACGTTCGCACACAgtaagaaacatgttttttcaataactcactacacaaaatagtcatatgtcagaattgcgaaaaaatatggcttcaataaaataaaattgaggaattcacctcgaccattcaaaattttgctctgaaccgattcgaataatttactatttgattcgAATGACCTGCCCTAGTACTAACATGAATACATAATAACCATGGTCGGCCATACATATTCTGAGTATTCAGAAATTGACACAGATGTTTAATGATGTCATAGAGATTAAAATATGTGTCATTATGACAACATGAGCAAATAAAATGCGACCGAAAACCTGAGTTAGTACGGGTGATTACCCAAGATGAATCAAGCATTACTAAGAGCCCATATCCTGTAAATTCTATTTAGGAATAGAtaacaaaattgtttttctatTACGGAGGTCGGAAATGATTCAGACTTTTATGAGGAAAATTGGGTcacaaacataaaaatatattgatgttCAAACAACCtaattctaaaacaaaaattaatgatagacaaacatttaaaaataattatctaATTTGCCTCGTGCAAAGCAATCTCTTGGGCTAggcatgtttaaaaaaatttgcggAAAATACGACCAAACAAtagaatttataaaacatctcaAAAACATACCTCATCAAAAACAATTCTTAATTTCTTTAAAGTTTGAAACGCTGCTTTTTTATTCCCAATAAGAACCAGGTACGATGGAGTCTCTGGTAACCAAGgtgaaaacaaaacataaacCAAGGAAGGAATAGCTGGAATTGCAAGCAGAATCGGCCACAATTCATCGTTTCCCATTACCTGAAATGAACATAAATGAGTTTGATCAGCTATGATCACTATATGAGTAGTGTTTATCATCATTAGTACAGTGTAGTGTCATTAGTACACTCTCCTTGTATATCAGTAGATTGTTGTATAGAGCAGAGCTACTCGACTATTTCGGCCGACTAACAATTATAAGCAAATCAAGATtgcttattatggtgttatagttcttttcatatatatattcaaaactataaaagtcattttataataggaaactCAAAGAATGGGGCTAacgattcaaaataaagaattacgTGCGGACCAAATctaatactcgaaaggtccgaaTTCGgtccgcggtccgccagttgagtaacCCTGGTATAGAGCATTGCTCATAGTGAATAAAcaaactttatataaaaaataatgacgaagattcataaaaaataagGTACTCtgatagtatgtgtaccaggttagggttaggccataattttattccaattttccttattatgGTTCTATTGACGAGTTCGgcaactgtctgtgttagccaaataaatataccggtaccccctgtccataggtttcagtccatttataaaacttgatttaaagtaggcaaacaaaattagttaccttcatattggtacacacacttctgaagcgtgAAAAAATAATACTAGTTATACCTGTTTATATCCCATCATTAGACCTATTAATCCTCCCAATGAAAGGTTGACTCCTATTAAGCTGAGATAGAAAGGAGATCTCTTTTTTGTTGATGTCTCGGATATAATCATTGGTATAACATCTGAAttagaaaatgtaattttaatacGAAAATACGTGGACATGGTCTTGTGTATAGCACTTTATTGATATGCTGGAGTGGCAATCAGTGTAATCAGGGGTACAAGTCCCCAATAATGACATGGGCAAACCAAGGCCcttgggccaaatccggccagTCGAGTAATTCAATTCGGCTCGCCTGATGTTGCCAccaccaaactaaaaccaaattttgatgatttagattaaatttagttttggcacatcacttattgttttccacttttgcttttgttaacactgtaaatattgttcatgatatgtaaaattttacgtcacacttacatggcccgccagtctatgAGGGCAAAGTATTTGGCCCCTGGTAACTTTATCCCAAAGAGCTTTCCCGTCTGGTAGTAATTGGTAAAGTAAAGGCATCCAATGTGACATATGGTACAAATAGTGATTTTAGTTGCTTCCCAATACTTTGTAACTTTTACAGAGCCTCACAGTGAAGGTGTGAAACGACATATACAAAGTAGTCATAATTAACTGACAATGGCAAAATAGAGTGTCCATGGAGtcttacaatttttttgaaattgctaAGAGAATAATTGTTTTGACCCTTACACatgtattaaatgaagcaaaaatactcaaacaattactgattaaataacaacaaacctggttaagatatattgagaactgacttcataacaaaattgaaattgtaaagggactctAGTACAGTgttcttcaacattttttatcgtggtataccttttacaatttttaaagAGCTTTGTATACCtcacaaataccaatgtttatttaggGCTTAAATGAACATAAAATTTTAAGCACATGTTGTATTGCAACATCAtgatgcaatctaataggcttgtgtccgcaagttataaatttgactgacatCCTTAGCACTAACGGCCTTAACGAGtataatgttcaacgtaaatcaaacgaagtgcatgacagccgaaatcaccaacccaaACACGTGACCGCaatatctatataatttgtgatgtaacaatgtgctcaagTCGATTCTTTGCGTAACTGACATTTTATACTTCATGTGCACCGCGTTTGCATTGTCTccgtttgaatattttataatttattatatcataatttagaatccctgacttaggctgtacacccttcgtataccCTTCATCAATTGTATACCTAAATAATGgtccggtatacacttgggtataccgtatacccggttgagGAGCACTGCTCTAGTATTACAGTAGCTAAATGAATAGGACTTGAACCTGAGACCTCTAACTTAAATAACAAAGATGTAACCACAGATCTATACTTACTCATTGCAATCCCAGCGACGAATCCCATAACAAACCTTCCAATAATGATAGCTTCATAAGACGGGATAAAATATCCTGCGATACTGACAGACGCGACGGCAAGAATATTGATAGAATTGATCACAACCATTGCATGTTTCCGAGTAAAAAGTTTCACAAATAATCCGAGAGAGAGTGCGCCAAGAAATCCACCGGCTAGTAACATAGAAACTGTCAAAGCAATAAGTAAATCCTTGGTAGATCCTGGGATAGGTTCATCATAACGTCCCTGTAAAAAAAGGGGAATTTTAATCATGTTCCCGAACTTTCCTGGCTCATGGCCCCCTTCCAAGGCTTTCAGAAGTCACGAACCTTctgttttaataatattacaatggtatttatagtgttaatATGATCCCAATATGTTCAAACAATCAATGCTCAACAAGGAGCAAACATCCTGTGAAACATCCTTATCAAGCAGTGAAACTAGAAAGAATGTGAAGTTTTTCTATGAAGTGAAAAATAAAAGCAGTTTTGAGCCCAGCTTTGTGCCCCCTTTCAACTGCTCTGTGGCGGCGGGCACCAGGCTGGGAACCTCTTCTCTAAATCACCCAAGTCAAAAGTAATTAGGGCCGAGTCTTGAGTTAAGCCAATCAATGGTGGAGAGTTGATGACAAGTTCAAGTCATTGGATTCAGATGATTCGTGCCACTTTGAGGCTTTGATAAATAATGACTCAAGTGAGCATCCAAAACACTAAACTTAAGCTCTGAACCTCAGAGGAGTGGAGTAGTCAGGAGTTTTCAAAGTTTCTGAAATTTCttattgccaagttagactgtgACAGCAAGCAGGGTCAGGCTGAGGTTGGAAAAAAGTGGGTTTTCAAGAGCATTGAGGGTCCAAAATTcgtttcaagctacaaaaaattgctatgtttgatacagaaatttttttttttcatattgtaaAAGAAGGGGGTGTTCCAACCCTCATGGCTGTGCCCCTGTCTCAGAGAGAAAATACTAGAAAGCTGATCAGATTCTTTCCCTGACCCACTAGTACATTGTATAGGACAGTGGTtcctaaattttttaaaatcgttaCTCCTGAATCAAATACCCAAAAACTTAATCACCCCTTTCATAAGAACAGCGTAGTTCTCATATCCTTATCGTTATTGTCCTTTTTCGTTACAAAAGAAATTACTAAAACAGTGAATGTATGAATTATCTCCTGAAAATTGACAAActacccccagtttgggaaccactggtataagACTCTTATAAAAATTTATGGTagagaatttttatatttattattgagtAGAAGACCGCCGTTAAAACATGGCCCCTTGCTGGTCTCCTATGTGGCTATGCTTACCGTAACTAAGATCTTGTTGCCTAGTTGAATTATGACAGACGGTTATTTAGTCTACATTGTGGCATcactatgacatcacaataaGATGACTAAATTCtccaaaaattttgtttattatttttggaaCCACATTGTTTTCACATCAAATTTATTGCTGAAATAACATGGGCTTGAAGGCGTGTCTACATTCTTTGAATTTCTAAATGTCATTTTCCTCATGAGTAAAACACTTGTTTACAATGGGTGTGTTTTAGGTGTGTCTCACCACGGTTGTATAATGCTGAAATGTAGAAAGCAAAGCGAAACATGACTGGCCTAGCTCAGCCTTATGTGTATCAGAATTTGTAATATTACAGAACTTGCtttcaatataaataaacaaacaatttggCTTACAATAGTATACACTACAGCAGTGAATCCCAAACTGTAGGTCGCTTGAGATTTTCCATGGTCGTCTGCCACTGAACAGCAAATTCAGCGCATACAAGTCGCTCAGATTTGAAGGCAAAAAAGTACATTTTgctattatttaaataataaatgacGTTTACATGCCAATATCTTGCCTTCTTCAAGTTGTCATTCGCTAGCTTGGCAGTTTTCCATAATTTGGGTCAAAACCAAGTgtggaaaaattatttcactgTATCGCACTGATATGCTGCTGTTACTCTGTCCAACATACCGCCATACCAAGGTTCCACAAACTTAGAGACGACAAACATTGCGATCTGATTTCCACTTtgttattttgacaaaaaatacagaatacaCAAAACATTCTTACCATATAAGTTTCATTATAGAATTTTGACATGATGGTTAAAGTTGGATTGAGAGCCCCCACTGCCAGTCCGATTGACATCATAGTAGATTGTGTTGTGATTAGTAAAGTCCACATACAGTAGTTGGAATTCACCTGAAAATATGGCGTAGTATGGCTGAATAAATCTGTTATATAAAAGTACGGTAAGAAAGaagtttattccgattttttatAAAGACGCCACAAATAACATTGGATCCAGAAAATGAagacaaaacttaaaaaaaattttaaaactgcGAAGCATACATATCTTATCGACATGCAAAAAACAACCCAAGGGCCTTGAATGAAGTGTATATTTTGtagtatataaaaaaattggatGGTATCATACAAAAACATAATTTCTTATGAAAACTTTGGAATACACCCAATTATATATTGAGCTAAACCTTTAATATAGTATATAAATAAAAGGAtaggttaggattgacatatttaTCCGAAGGAAAAAAAAAGACGATGAGACGTCTTCATcataatatggcgaaccacagcctcttgtcgggttaccagtccatgttctgtatgagattagttaggcagttatttgtttcagttgcatagacttgatggtggaggaagccgtaaccgaccattggtcttgtaaaccaccctacgatagcaaggaatccagcaattctcttgcacataattaccACGCTGGTTAATAAGAGGTGCAGGTCGAGAGTGTTCTAAAAGCTGAAAAGCTTAGCACGATGCCCCACACAAGAATGATACCCGGTATGTCAAGTAATTATGAGAAAGTGACAGAAAATGAATATAACAGAATTATAGCACTGGCGGTTATTTTTAGATTGTTCTCCTAAAATGCTAACCAAGTAATTACTGAAATATGAAACTGTTCAGAAAAAATTTATTGGAACTATCGTAATGCCGTAAAGCAGGATAGCACCAAGTTACATAAGATAAGAATATGTAGTCTAGGTCAGAGGTAAAAACGAAAACGTACGTATATCAACAACTTACCGATACGCGGGCTGGTTTTCCGTCTGTGATAACAGGTGTAAACTCTGAAATCCCATTAGTGCCATTCGTAGATTCGTGAGTTTCTGTATTTCCATTACAACTCTTTGATTCCTCGGAATCATCCATTTCTATGCCTAAAATCTAACACTGCAGCCTTCCAAGAAAAACGAGGCGAACTTAGCGCCTTAGCTGCAAATGCAAAACAACAATAGCTTAACCACACCTCTAAAACGCCCCAAAATAGGTCAAACTTTATCGGTGGCGTATTTAAGAAATTGCGGACTGCATACCGGAAATTCCACACTCTTATCGTAactttaaacaaaaataaactcatatcataatatatagactcataatataatattaaaataaacagttaaatttatatttttcttataGAGCTACGTAATATTTGATATTACTCCTGATTAAGTTTGATAGTTTTCAGCGTTTTATCTTAAAATAGCTGAATACCGTAGTTGTgaacaatgagcatatatacaatgagtggaaacttgcaaagatttgctcattttggcattgttccctgcattttttacgtcgtccagctgaatggttcgttgcatatggagAAAGCATATCGCTCGCTgcaaaaatcccttgcttcagctgggccgggtgcgaaattggccgtattaaggcctttaatttttcaattcttgtaCGGTTTTGGGTTTCggagtatggtacgctgaaagcatacaactatgagcataggCTATGCtcattgggaatgcatatctattagggAGAAAACGTAGCTACAGGACAATGAGGTCAAAAAGTGGgttgcggttatttatgtatcgGTATTCATTCATTGATATAGCATGGGATTtaggtacatatttatccagaggaGAGAGAGGAAGGCCTAAATACTGtttatggcgaaccacggcctttctCAATCATAGCTTGTTCTTAATTAAAGTGCTCCATTCAGCCATTGGAccatgagaaattctattatattcaaaaataaagcaCCAGATATTGTCTTACTGTACTTCAGTACTtaaaaagcagataaaaatggccataatacgtataaaaaatatagagaattaccggtatagaataaaaaaaccatttggaagaaaattggaaaattaatgcaaagcattattttaaaaaggaaATTATATGTCTATGATacgtatttctgtatttgcaaAAATAccgtaaataataaaatattaaaaaaaataaaaacggtaaagccgataaaacggcttaaaCATATGGCGAACCTCTCTAAATCTTAGTTTCTCAAAATGATCCATACGGAGTTTTAGGTACCGGTATTTGTTTACTTATGAGAATATTGACGTCTGGACGTGGCTAGTTTCAGAGTTTTATAACTGTCCAAAAAAGCAAAGCAGAaacggcattaataaaatttgacaacggtagcATTAATTCAAATTAGTCGTTATCAATAAGTACTAATAGATAAattgccacatttcgacactacttTATCAATATGTTTGTCAAATTTGTGGGATTTATAAATAATAGTTAACATCTTCACGGGCTCCATAACGCTAAGACTTTGAAACACCATGCTGtaaatcagtgattcccaaacggTAGggcgtttgagaaccactgctctaaatcaATACATCGAATAGGCACGATATGTTTGTATGTAGTTGACATATTCCAAGAAcctaaattttgcttttttagaAAGAGAAGCATTAGAATAGGATTATAGATGAATATGTCTTTCCGTTGTTGTCTACCTGGATGTGACTTGACTTCAAAAGACTGCACACTTTTTAAAATTCCtgcaaaaaaatttctctcTGGTTCTGCAAAAGAATGGGCtgataaattggaaaaaataatacTTGGATGCAGACAAGATCACcacatatataatttatttcaaagagACATGGTGAGGATGTGTGAGCGGCATTTTGAATCAAGTGATTACAGACTAGGTAGGTACTTTATCATCCATGTATATCAGTCTATAAACA
This genomic interval from Styela clava chromosome 15, kaStyClav1.hap1.2, whole genome shotgun sequence contains the following:
- the LOC120333692 gene encoding solute carrier family 2, facilitated glucose transporter member 1-like, which codes for MDDSEESKSCNGNTETHESTNGTNGISEFTPVITDGKPARVSVNSNYCMWTLLITTQSTMMSIGLAVGALNPTLTIMSKFYNETYMGRYDEPIPGSTKDLLIALTVSMLLAGGFLGALSLGLFVKLFTRKHAMVVINSINILAVASVSIAGYFIPSYEAIIIGRFVMGFVAGIAMNVIPMIISETSTKKRSPFYLSLIGVNLSLGGLIGLMMGYKQVMGNDELWPILLAIPAIPSLVYVLFSPWLPETPSYLVLIGNKKAAFQTLKKLRIVFDESLLHEELVDIQREQDSQGHSDQAVSLTTMFKDDGYRWQLFLVVMVFLESQFCGINGVGMYTDKIFIKAGIHKDFVTYASTIVYAVQFFVALAGSKAVDKWGPRRLSIFWSFMMAIMLTLLTISWATVKSIPNMTFVSVAAVTVYVLSWACGPNITLFPLIAALTTEPTREASFKFGGGLFWIASWFVGFIPTYFMKYLGSYAYLPWAFCNLFFTIFFYFLIPETRGKTSEELQTEIHNKRKPKLKNADTSMQPLNSDEATV